A segment of the Actinomyces sp. oral taxon 171 str. F0337 genome:
CGCCGACCTCGTCATTGCCCAGCGCCGGCACGGCCGTGGTGCCGCCCAGGGCCTCGGCGGCCACCTGGGCGCCCAGGCAGATGGCGATGGCGGGGATGTTGTCGGCGACAACGCCGCGCAGCAGCTCACGCAGATCCGCCAGCCAGGGGTGGTCGGCCTCGTCGTGGGCGCTCATGGATCCGCCCAGCACGACGAGGCCGTCACCGACCTCCTCGAGGGTCGGGATGGCCTCGCCCTGCCACGGGCGCACCATGCGCAGCGCGGCCCCCTCGGCGAAGAGCCACTCCCCCAGGCGCCCCACGGGCGCGAGCTCCTCGGGCTCGATGACGGTGATCGTGAGCATGTCTGTCATGGGTGACATTCTGCCGGTGGTTCGGTTGCTCGTGACGGGCGACAGGCTCACACGTGCCGCCTGAGGCGAAACGACTTGCTCACACCGGCGCCCTGCGGGGACTATGGCCCGGATGAAGCACCCACAGTCCCCGCACCCCCGTCCTTGGCACCAGATGGCCCTCTCCGGCCTTGCGACGACGGCCGTCCTGGGGCTGCTGGGGCTCTCGGCGAGCGCCGCGGCCGCGCCGACGACGGCCGGCTCCGCGCCCCTGGCCCTCACCTCCTCCATCCCGGCGGCGTCGGCCGTGTCGGCGGCCGCGCCCCGAGCCCTCCCGGCAGCATCGACAACCCTGAGCCAGCACGTCACCGACGAGCTCGGGATCCTGGACGCCTCCAAGGCCCAGCAGGCCGTGGACACGATGTCCTCCAAGCACGGCGTGGGCCTGTGGGTGCTGACCGTCTCCGACTCCAGCCGCAAGGCCTCCGCGATCGCCGAGCAGGCCTTCAAGGACACGAAGCTGGGACGCGACGACATGCTCCTGGTCATCAACATCCCCGCCGACGGCTCGGCCTCGAAGAGCTACAAGCTGCAGGCGCACAGCAACTCCTCGAAGTTCTCCGAGTCTGACTACAGGCGGATCGACTCGGCCCTCAAGAAGCAGCTGAGCGCGGGCAGCTACGACGACGCCGTGGCGGCCATCCCGGAGAACATATCCGGCTCCTCGGGCTCAGGCAGTTCACACAACTCGGGGGGCTCGGGCTCCTCAGCCCTTCCGGTGCTGCTGGGAGGGGGCGCGGTGGCGGCCGGTGGGGCCGCCGCCTGGACGGTGTACAAGCGCAGGAAGAACAAGGAGAACGACGACATGCTGTTCGGCAAGCGCAAGAAGCAGGCCGCCTCGGGCGGCGCGCCGGCGGACCAGGCATCAGGGCCCGCCGCGATGACGGTGGAGCAGCTGCGCACCCAGGCCGGCAGCGCCCTGGTCCAGGCCGACGACACGGTGCGCGCCGCAGCCGAGGAGCTGTCCTACGCGCAGGCGCAGTTCGGCCTGTCCGCCACGGACGCCTTCACCGCCGCCCTGGACAGCGCCCGTAAGCACCTGTCGCGGTGCTTCGAGCTGCGCAAGATCCTCGACGACGACATCCCCGAGACCGAGCCGCAGCAGCGCCAGATGTACACCGAGATCCTCCAGCGCTGCTCGGAGGCGGTCGGTGAGATCCGCGCCCAGGAGGAGGCCTTCAACAAGCGGCGCGGCATCGAGGCGAACCTGCCGACGTCGATCGCCGAGACCGCCCAGCGGGCCGACGAGACCGAGCAGGCCATCGTCATGGCCGAGACGATCCTGGTGACGCTCAGTGCCGCCTACCCCGCCTCCTCCCTGACCAGCGTGGCCCAGGCCCCCGAGCAGGCCCGCCGCCTGCTGGCCGCCGGGCGCACCGCCCTGGACCAGGCCCGCGCGAGCGTTGAGGCCTCCCAGGACGCGACGGCCGTGGAGCAGGTGCGCATCGCCCAGGGCTCCATCGCCCAGGCCGGCCAGCTGGCCGCCCAGGTCACCGGGGCCCGCGAGCGCCTCCAGAGCGCGGCGAAGGATCTGGAGGCGGCCATCGCCTCGATCTCCTCGGACCTGGTGGACGCCAAGCGTCTGGAGGACTCGGTGCCGGCGGCGACCCTGGCCCCGCTCGTGGCCGACGCCGAGGCCGCCGTCGAGCAGGGCCGTCAGGCCAGCGGCGCCAACCCGACCGGCGATCCCCTGGCCGCCCTGGACCACCTGGCCCGGGCCGAGGCCGCCATCGACGCCGCCCTGGCCCCGGCCCGCGAGCGCGAGGAGAACGACTCGCGCGCCCGGGCCTCCCTGGGCTCGCGCCTGGCCCGCCTCAACTCCCAGGTGGAGTCCGTGACCTCCTACATCACCACCTACCGCGGGGCGGTGGGCCCTTCGGCGCGCACAGCGCTGAGCGAGGCCGCACGTCACGCCACGGCCGCCACCAGTGTCCAGACCACCGACCCGGTGGCGGCTCTGGCAGAGGTCGCGGCAGCCGAGCCGCTCATCGCCCAGGCCCAGGCCCTGGCCGAGGCCGACGTGCGCGGCTCGTCATCGAGCTCGTGGGGCCCGCGCTCCGGTGAGGGCTACTCCTACTCCGGCGGTTACGGCCGCTCGGGAGGCGGGCTCGACCTGGGCTCGCTGCTGCTGGGAGGGCTGCTGATGGGCGGCGGCCACAACTACGGCGGCTGGGGCTCCCACCACGACAGCGACTGGGGCGGAGGCGGCGGCTTCTTCTCCGGAGGCGGGGACTTCCTGGACGGGGTCGGCGACTTCTTCGACGGGGGCGGCGACTTCTGAGCCGCGTCCCTCCGGTGGCAGGCCCCGGTCGCACGCCACTCATGCCCTGAGCGATGCGGCCCCCGCCCGCGTGACTCCGGGCGCGGGGACCTGCGATCATAACGCCTGATCCGCCCGGCCCACCCGGCAAGCACCCGGCAAGCACCGAGTCCGTATCTGCCCATACCTGCCCACAATCTGCCCACAATCTGCCCACACCGACGTCGCAGCCCGACGGAAGGACGAACAACCATGGCTGAGAAGCAGTCGATCCTGGGACGCATCGCCCAGCTCACCCGCGCCAACGTCAACGCGCTCCTGGACCGCGCTGAGGACCCGGAGAAGATGCTCAACCAGCTGGTACGGGACTACACGGCGTCCATTGCCGAGGCCCGTGACGCCGTCGCCCAGACGATCGGCAACCTGCGTCTGGCGGAGAAGGACCACGACGCCGACGTCGCCGAGGCCAAGGACTGGGGCAACAAGGCCCTGGCCGCCTCCCGCAAGGCCGACCAACTGCGCAGCGGCGGCGACACGGCCGGCGCGGACAAGTGGGACTCGCTGGCCAAGATCGCGCTGACCAAGCAGATCACGGCGGAGAACGAGGCCAAGGCCGCCGAGCCGATGATCACCTCCCAGCGCCAGGTCGTCGAGCAGCTCAAGACCGGTCTGCAGCAGATGGAGGTCAAGCTCGGCGAGCTGCGCTCCAAGCGCGACCAGCTCATCGCCCGCCAGAAGACCGCCGAGGCCCAGGTCAAGGTGCAGGGCGCCATCCGCTCCATCAACGTCCTGGACCCCACCAGCGACCTGTCCCGCTACGAGGACCAGGTGCGTCGGGTCGAGGCCCAGGCCGCCGGGCAGATGGAGCTGGCCGGATCCTCCCTGGAGTCCCAGTTCGCCGAGCTCGAGGCCTCCGGCGCCGGCCTGGAGGCCGAGGCCCGGCTGGCGGCCCTGAAGTCCGGGCAGAACCCGGAGCTGCAGGCCTCTCCGCAGCAGGCCCCCGCCCAGATCACCGACGGTGACGACGACGCGATCAACGCCGCCTTCGCGGCCCTGAAGAACCAGGGTCAGCCGGTCGGCGAGGAGAAGTCCTCCTACTGACCCGACCGCGCCGCGCAGGCGCATCGGCCGCAAGCCGCCCGGTCCTCATCGTCCTGGTGAGTGCCGGGCGGCTTCGTGCTCCACGACGCCGGCCGGTATCGGTGCGGTGTCTTCGAGCGTCGCCGGAGGCTACTGGACTCCATGACCGGTAGCATGAGCCTCATGAGCGTACCGACTTATCTTCTCGTCGATGGCGAGAACATTGACGCCACTCTCGGCATGAGCGTGCTGGGGCGGCGTCCCGAACCTGAGGAGCGGCCCCGTTGGGACCGGGTCCTCGCATACTGCGATGAACTGTCCTCCGCTGACGCCACCGAGGGTGAGGGGGACGAGGCACGAGCCCTGTTCTTCCTCAACGCCACCAGCGGCCATATGCCCATGAGCTTCATCCAGGCCCTGCTGGCCATGGACTATCGCCCCGTGCCGCTGGCCGGGTCCGGAAGCAATGAGGAGAAGGTCGTCGACATCGGTATTCAGCGCACCCTGGAGGCGCTGGCCGAGCGGGTCGAGTCGGGCCAGGAGGCCCACGTCCTGCTGGGCAGCCATGACGGCGACTACATCCCCCACATCGAGCGGCTCCTGCAGGCCGGCGCCAAGGTGGGGATCCTGTGCTTCCGCGAGTTCCTCAACGCCCAGCTGGCCGGCCTGGAGGGCGAGGGCCTGACGATCTACGACCTGGAGAGTGACGTCAAGGCCTTCACCATCCCGCTGCCGCGCGTGTGCATCATCCCGCTGGAGGACTTCGACCCACTCGCCTTCCTCTGACCCGACGGCGGGGCGGCGGCACCTGTCGCCGCCCCGTTTCATGTCACAGGCCGACTCACCGAGGAGTCGCCGGCTGCTGCCTCTGTTCAAGCAACAACCACACAGTTCCCCAGTTTTGTGGGATTTCCAAGACTCCCCGGGTCTACAATTGGTTCGAGGTCACACCAACCACTTGACCTATCAACAGCGACCATTCGGAACTCATTCAGGAAACGACCAGAAACTGAAGGAATGGTGAGACTCATGGAGCGTTCCCAGCAGTCCCGCACCGAAGCTCACCTCCTTGTCGTCGACGATGAACCCAACATCCGCGACCTGCTGGCCTCGTCCCTGCGCTTCGCAGGCTTCGAGGTCTCGATCGCAGGCGACGGCAACGGCGCCCTGAAGACGGTGGAGAAGACATCCCCGGATCTGGTGGTCCTTGATGTCATGCTGCCCGACATGGACGGCTTCACCGTGGCACGGCGCCTGCGTGAACGTGACGTGACCACCCCGATCCTCTTCCTGACCGCCCGCGACGACATGGCGGACAAGGTCCAGGGCCTGACCGTCGGCGGCGACGACTACGTCACCAAGCCCTTCGGGCTGGAGGAGGTCATCGCCCGCATTCGTGCCATCCTGCGCCGCACCCACGCCATTGAGAACCAGGACGACGGCGTCGTGCGCGTAGCCGATCTGATCCTGGACGAGGACGCCCACGAGGTGTACCGCGCCGAGGTCGAGGTGGACCTGTCGCCCACCGAGTTCAAGCTCCTGCGCTACCTCATGCTCAACGCCGGGCGCGTCGTGTCCAAGGCGCAGATCCTCGACCACGTCTGGGAGTACGACTGGAACGGTGACGCCGCGATCGTGGAGTCCTACATCTCCTACCTGCGCCGCAAGGTGGATCAGATCCAGGGCGCTGACGGCCAGCCCGTCACTCCGCTCATCCAGACTCGTCGCGGAGTCGGCTACATGCTTCGCGAACCCAAGGCCGAGTGATGGCAGCGGCGCGTGGGGGGAGCACGCGCCCGGCCAAGTCGCCCGGTAAGCAGCACCGCCCGATCAAACGGGGCCGATGGCACCCGCTCACCGCGATCCAGCGCCCCTGGCAGGCGATGCCGCTGCGCACGCGCCTGACCCTCATGACCACCGGCCTGCTCGCCATCGGGCTCATCGTCGTCTCCTTCGTGGTGACCTCACTGCTCTACAGCCACATGATGGGGCAGATCGACAGTCAGCTGCGCTCCACGGCACGACCCGTGGGAGGGCAGTTCCTGGCTCAGCTCCGCGAGGGCCGTATCCCCAGCGACATCCCCTCGAACTACTACGTCAAGGCGGAGTTCCTCGACGCCAGCCGCAACGGGGAGTGGATCTCGGCCGACACCGCTGCCAAGTACGGCCGGCCCCAGATCAAGGGACTGGACTACCGGCGGGCCCTGACACACGCTGACACAGGCAACTTCGATATCATCACGGTCAACTCCGACAAGCCCGGCCGCCAGTGGCGGATGATCACCGCGCTCATCCAGAACCCGGATACCGGGGAGTACACCGGCGCCATAGGCCTGGCCCTCCCGCTGAGCGACGTCATGGAGACCGTGGAGCGCACCCGCCTCGTGGTGGCGCTGGCCGACGTCTTGATCATCTCGGTGGGCGCCATCTTCGCCACCTACCTGGTTCACCGCTCGTTCCGCTCCCTGCGCCAGATCGAGGGAGTGGCTGCCCGAATCGCCCACGGCGACCTGTCCGCCCGCATCCTGGTGACCGAACCGCGCACCACGGAGGTCGGCTCGCTGCAGCGGGCGATCAACACGATGCTCGCCCAGAACGAGAGCGCCTTCGCGGCCCAGGTCGTGGCTCAGGAGCGGATGACGCGCTTCGTCTCCGACGCCTCCCACGAACTGCGCACCCCCCTGGCCGCGATCCGCGGCTACGGCGAGCTCTACCGCATGGGCGGGGTGCCCGCGTACAAGACCGGTGAGGTCATGGGGCGCATCGAGACCGAGTCCAACCGGATGGGGCGCCTCGTCGACGACCTCCTCCAGCTGGCCCGGATCGACGAGGGCCGGGAGATGTCGATGGAGCCGGTCAACCTCACCGATCTGGCCGCCGGCGCCCTGAGCGACATGATGGTGCTGGCCCCCGAGCGCGACTGCGCCCTCATCCCCCTCGACCCCCACGACGAGGCCGCCGGCATGGAGGCCCCCTCGCTCCAGGTCATCGGCGACCGCGACCGCCTCTCTCAGATCCTCACCAACCTGCTGGGCAACGTGGTGCGCCACACGCCCTCCGGGACGCCGGTGGAGATCGCCATCGGCATGGCGCCCCCGCGCACCAGCCCGACGACGCCGCCGGTCGTCGTCGTCGAGGTCCGCGACCACGGCCACGGCGTGCCACCGGAGGCGGCCGAGAAGGTCTTCCAGCGCTTCTACCGCTCGGACACCTCCCGCAACCGGGAGACCGGCGGATCCGGCCTGGGGCTGGCGATCGTGCTGGGGATCGTGGCCGCCCACAAGGGCACGGTCCAGATGCTCCAGACCCCCGGAGGCGGCGCCACCGTCCACATCGAGCTGCCGCCCGCACCGGCCTGGTAGACCCCGCCATCGCGCCTCATGGGAGTCCCGCGACCCGCGAGAATCACAAGAGTGGCACGCGAGACACTGTGTCACGTCGACGTCGCGGCGAGGACAGTCCTACGATGGCACGCGTTCCATTTCCAACACGGAGACTGACCCATGGGTGTCATCGACGCACCGCAATGGCTCCTACCGGCCTTCACCCGCTCGGTGAGGGCGATCGGCGCCACGCAGCCCCCAGAGGCGATCGGCTCCGCCGGCGAGCTCCTCATCGAGCGCTGGTCCACACCGGACCGTCGCTTCCACAACCTTCGCCATCTCATCGACATGCTCGCGCGCGTCGACGAGCTGGCCGAGGAGTCGCACAACCCGGACATCATGCGGGTCGCCTGCTGGTACCACGGCTGCGTCTTCTCCTCCGACGTCGAGGAGGTCATCCGCGGCAACGGCGGCGAGGATGAGACCGCCTCGGCGGCCTTCGCCGAGGCCGACCTGCGTCACCTGGGCGTTCCGATGGAGACAATCAAGCGGGTGTGCTGCCTCATTGTCAACCTCAAGCGGCACATGCTCGACGAGCACGACATCGACGCCCAGGCCCTCATCGACGCCGACCTGGGGACCCTGGCCGTGGACCCCCAGACCTACGCCGAGTACGTGCGGCTGCTGCGCGAGGAGTACTCCCACATCCCCGTGGAGGAGTACCTGCGCGGCCGCCTGACGATCGTCTCCCGGCTCCTGGACAGGGAGCACCTCTTCCACTCACCGCTGGGCGAGCGCTGGGAGCACCCGGCCCGGGAGAACCTGGCGGCCGAGCAGCGACGTCTCAACGAGAAGCTCACCAAGCTTGCCGAGGAGCAGGGTGGGCAGAATCCGCAGGCCGATCAGGCGGCTCCTGAGGCCGGAGCCGTTCAGGAGCCGGCGCGCACCGCCCCGGCAACCCCGTTGGCCGGTTCCGCCGCCGTAGGCCTCGTTCCCGGGGTCGCCGGGGTTCCCGGGCGGCCGGACGAGACCGCCGAACGCGCCCCCCGAACCCCTCCGCTGGGTTTCCAGGCGCTGCCCACCAAGCACCCCATGATCGGCCCCGCCCAGGACGGCGACACCCTGCGTCTGGACCCCACCGAGCTCAGGGCCCTGAGGTCCACCGTACCGGCGCCGAGCGCGACGACGGCCGCCTCTCCGGCATCCCCGATACCCTCAGTGCCCTCAGAGTCGTCGGCGCCGTCAGCAGCACCCTCCGCCCCGTCGAGCACGTCGTCGCCGCGCACTCCCGCCCGTGGGGTTCCAGCCGTGGCCTCAGCGCACCGCCCTGCCGAGGCGCCTGCCGAGCGGGGCGAGGCGCGCGAGGACAAGGACGGGGAGGAAGCGATGACGCACACGGCCTCCATGGAGTCGTGCATCGCGGACCTGGACCTGCTCATGTGCTCACGCAACCGCTCCGACGAGGCCGAGGACCGCCGCGCCCGGGTCCAGGCCGAGCGGGACAAGCTCACGGAGAGGCTGCGGGCCAAGACCCAGGAGGCCAAGGAGCTGCGCGAGGCCCGTACCGGCGAGATCACCCCCATCACCGAGGAGATCATCGACGACGGCGCCGGGGAGCTCTGAGACACCCGGGAGGCTCTTCCGCCAGGGACCGCCCGCGTTCTGCGGGGCCACAGGCCACGATCCGCGGGCCCGCTCCACAGGGCCGGCTGCCCGCCCGGTACGCCACCCGGCCAGCGCCCTACCGTGAGAGGCACAGCGCGCACCTCGCCGCACCACCAGCGCACCGCGCACGGCCCTCCGGCCGCCTCTCACGAAAGGACGCCCCTCATGCCCACCTACTCCGTCGACACCGCGGCGGTGACCGACACCGCCGCCCGGACCCGTGCCCGTATCGCGACGATCCAGACCGAGGTCGATGGCATGCGGGGCGACATCGGCCTGCTCCAGTCCTGCTGGACCGGGACGGCGTCGGACTCCATGGCCGCCTGCGCGGCCGACTGGCACCTCACCCAGCTCCAGGTGCAGTCCAACCTCGACCAGATCAGCCTGGCCCTGGACAACGCCGCCGTCTGCTACGACGACGCCGAGACCTCCAACCGGAGCCGCTTCGCCACCTCGGCGCCGGCTCCCGCGCCCGCTCCGGCCACGGGCTCCGCGCCCTTGGGCGCCTGGTAGGAGCCGACGCCTGCGGACCTGCGAGGACTCCGCCGCCTCACGGCCTCAGCGGCCGCACATCAAGGTCTGCCGACAGGGGCCTACCAGGCACGGACAAGCACCCGCCACGGAACGGACACGGCGGCGGGCCGCCCCTCACGTGCGTGAGAGACGGCCCGCCGCGGTTCCCGGGGCCGGCCGACGTCGCGGCCGGGCTACCGGGTGATGACTGGCTCGCAGGGAGTCACGTCGATCAGTACATGCCGCCCATGTCGCCGGCGCCACCCTCGGCCGGAGCGGCCGGGGGCTCGGGCTTGTCGGCCACGACGGCCTCGGTGGTCAGGAACAGACCGGCGATGGAGCCGGCGTTCTGCAGGGCGGAGCGGGTCACCTTGACCGGGTCGGCGATGCCGGCGGCCAGCAGGTTGACGTACTCGCCGGTGGCGGCGTTGAGGCCCTCACCGGTGGGCAGGTTGCGCACGCGGTCCACGACCACGCCGCCCTCAAGGCCGGCGTTGGCAGCGATCTGCTTGAGCGGGGCCTCCACGGCGACCTTGACGATCGCGGCACCGGTGGCCTCGTCGCCCTCGAGCTCGAGGGAGTCGAGCGCCTCTGCGGCCTGGAGCAGGGCGACGCCACCGCCGGCGACGATGCCCTCCTCGACGGCGGCCTTGGCGTTGCGCACGGCGTCCTCGATGCGGTGCTTGCGCTCCTTGAGCTCCACCTCGGTGGCGGCACCGGACTTGAGGACGGCCACGCCGCCGGCCAGCTTGGCCAGACGCTCGGAGAGCTTCTCGCGGTCGTAGTCGGAGTCGGAGTTCTCGATCTCGAGGCGGATCTGGGCGACGCGGGCGTCAATGGCCTCCTTGTCGCCGGCGCCCTCGACCAGGGTGGTCTCGTCCTTGGTGACGACGACCTTGCGGGCCTGGCCCAGGTCCTCCAGGGTGGCGTTCTCGAGCTTGAGGCCGACGGTCTCGGAGATGACCGTACCGCCGGTGAGGATGGCCATGTCCTGCAGCATCGCCTTGCGGCGGTCACCGAAGCCGGGGGCCTTGACGGCCACGGACTTGAAGGTGCCGCGGATGCGGTTGACGACGAGGGTGGCCAGGGCCTCGGCCTCGACGTCCTCGGCGATGATGGCCAGCGGCTTGCCGGTCTGCATGACCTTCTCCAGCAGCGGGAGCAGGTCCTTGACGTTGGAGATCTTGGACTCGACCAGCAGGACGTAGGCGTCCTCCAGGACGGCCTCCTGGCGGTCGGGGTCGGTGACGAAGTAGGGGGAGATGAAGCCCTTGTCGAAGCGCATCCCCTCGGTGACCTCGAGCTCGAGGCCGAAGGTGTTGGACTCCTCGACGGTGACGACGCCCTCGTGGCCGACCTTCTCCAGGGCCTCGGCGATGAAGGCACCGATCTGCTCGTCGGCGGCGGAGATGGAGGCGGTGGCCGCGATCTCCTCCTGGGTCTCGACCTCCTTGGCGTCGGCGAGCAGACGCTCGACGACGGCCGTGACGGCCTTCTCGATGCCACGGCGAATGGCGATCGGGTTGGCGCCGGCGGCGACGTTGCGCAGGCCCTCGCGCACCAGGGCCTGGGCCAGGACGGTGGCGGTGGTGGTGCCGTCACCCGCGACGTCGTCGGTCTTCTTGGCGACCTCCTTGACGAGCTCGGCACCGATCTTCTCGTAGGGCTCCTCGAGCTCGATCTCCTTGGCGATGGTCACGCCGTCGTTGGTGATCGTAGGAGCGCCCCACTTCTTGTCGAGCACGACGTTACGGCCCTTGGGGCCCAGGGTGACCTTGACGGTGTCGGCGAGGGTGTTGAGGCCGCGCTCCATGCCGCGGCGGGCCTCCTCGTCGAAGGCGATGATCTTGGACATTGAGTTTCCTCCACTGCGTGGTAGGGGCGGCCGGTTCGTGCCCGCGACGGACGGATCGGTCCCGGGCGTTCACGTCACGCCCGGTGCCGGTCCTCACGTTCCAGCCTGGATGAACTTGGTGCATTCAAGGATGCTTTGTCACTCGAGGAGCCCGAGTGCTAACCGCAATGCTGGCACTCTCAGCCCTTGAGTGCAAGGAGCTCAGTTCTCATCGGCACTGAATCCTCCGACGGCGAAGCAGGGAATGGCGCCGGGCCCGCGGGCGGTCCCGTCCCGAGGCGGCGATCCGGGTCATGAGGGCGGGTCGGAGGCCCGCGAGGCGGTGGCCAGCAGGATGAGCGCGCAGGTCCAGGCCAGGGGCGCGGGACCCGCCGGGGCGCCGTCGGCCACGACCTTCTCCGGCAGGGCTCCGGCGCCGGTGCGGTGCGCCTCGAGCCACGACAGCAGCCGGGCCCCTTCCTCCTCCATCCCCAGCGACAGGGCCGACCAGGCCATGAGGGCGGTCTCCGGCGTCCAGGAGACACCGTCATCGCGCCAGCCGGACCCGGGGGCGAGCCCTCCGGCGGGGCGTCGCATGCGTGCGGCAGCCGTCTGCCGCACCGCGCGAGCCCCGGCCAGCGGTCGGGTGAAGGGCGGCAGGACCAGGGCGATGGCGGCGTCGACGTCGTCGCGCCGCAGGTGCCGGCCCCAGGTGGGGGCGAAGTTGCGCTCCATGGCGCTGCGCACTGCCGTCACCCGGTCGGCCAGCCCCTCCACGGGGGCGCCGAGGTCGACTCCGGCCCGGGTCAGCGACGTCGCCGCCTCGAGCCCCAGGAGCACCGGGGCGGCCGTGCCCAGGGTGAGGACCGTCTCGGCGACCTCCCAGTAGTCGGGCGAGGCCGAGGGCAGGCGCGAGGGCGTGCCCGTGAGCCTCAGGAGCCGGGCGGTGGAGCGCGCCAGGGGCGCACCGAGGCGGTCACGCAGCGTGGCGGCGGGCACGCCGTCGGCCAGGAGCCTGCCCGCGGCCCACAGGAACCATCCGGCGCCGTCGGTCTGGGCGGGGCGGTTGTCCGGTACCTGACCGCTGCTGGTGTAGCGGGCCTCGAAGCCGCCGTCAGACCGCTGCCAGGAGGCCAGGTTGCCCAGGACGCCGAGGGCCTCGTCGGGCAGGTTCACCGCGCTGAGGGCGGCCGCCGCGAAGGCCGCGTCCCGGGGCCAGACGTAGCGCCAGATGCTCACGGGCGCCGCCACGACCGCGCCCGACGGGAAGACGTCCGCCCCCTGCGGGAGGGGGTCGCGGACCTCACTGCCCTCAGGGTCAGCAGGCCCGGTGGTCGCGGGAGCGGTGCCGGTGGCGGGAGCGGGGATGGGAGCCGGTGAGGTCGTCGGCCGGGTGGCAGGGCCGACCGGGCCTGCCATGAGCGCAGGACCGGTCAGGGCCAGCAGATCGGTCAGGGCGCCGTCGGCCAGGTCCGCCCACCTGCCTTCGGGAAGGCGGGCCGCCTTGCGGCGGGCGAGCGCTTGACGGACCAGGGCATCCCGCTGTGAGGTGGTCAGGCCCCGGGGCTCGGGGACCTCGGGAAGGCGGGTGCCCGGGACGTAGGCGACCGTGGCGCCCGGGGCCAGGGGGTACAGGGCCCCTCCCCCGCCCACGACGAGACCGTTGCTCAGCAGGGTCGGGGTGCGGCGGCCACGGCTCACCAGGTGCGAGCCGCCCCAGAAGGCCGCGGCGGCGGTGAGCGGGACCGCCGCGGCGAGAGTCAGGACCCGACGACGCCCGGGAAGCGCCAGTGGCCTCATGCCCCTTTTTTACTGCGGCTTGTAGTCGTCACGCAGAATGACCGCGACCGGGGCACCCTGGGTGTTCTCCGGGGTGCCCTCCACCACGTTGCTGATCCCCAGGCGCTTGCCGGCCTCCTCGGCGGCGGGGCGGGCCTCCGGGGAGCTGAAGTAGACCGTCGACGTGGTCGGCTCCGCGTTCTCGTAGACCCCGGCGATGACCTCCACCGCGGTGAAGCCGCCGTTGGTGAGCTTTTCACTGGCCCCCTTGGCCAGGCCGTCGGTGTACGTCCCATTGGACACCATGACCTTGGTGTTGAAGTCCACGTTGCCCGAGGCGCTGGCCGACGCGCTGGGCTTGGCCGAGGCGGCGGCGTCCTTCTTGCCCTCGTCCTTCTTGCCGGCGGCCTGTCCGCCCTGGGCCGGTTGAGTGGAGGAGACCGCGTCCGAGGAGCCGCTGAAGGTTTCCCAGATCCGCTTCCCGTTGATAATCAGCGTCACCGCGCCCCAGGCGAGCGCCGGGACAATGATGATGATCGCCAGCAGCGGCACCCAGCTGCGCCACCGGGGCACCTGGGCTCGATGCACGCCCACGGGAACCGGGCCGTCATCATCGCCGACGTCGAACTCGTCCTCGGGGTAGTCATAGTTGC
Coding sequences within it:
- a CDS encoding glycoside hydrolase family 15; translated protein: MRPLALPGRRRVLTLAAAVPLTAAAAFWGGSHLVSRGRRTPTLLSNGLVVGGGGALYPLAPGATVAYVPGTRLPEVPEPRGLTTSQRDALVRQALARRKAARLPEGRWADLADGALTDLLALTGPALMAGPVGPATRPTTSPAPIPAPATGTAPATTGPADPEGSEVRDPLPQGADVFPSGAVVAAPVSIWRYVWPRDAAFAAAALSAVNLPDEALGVLGNLASWQRSDGGFEARYTSSGQVPDNRPAQTDGAGWFLWAAGRLLADGVPAATLRDRLGAPLARSTARLLRLTGTPSRLPSASPDYWEVAETVLTLGTAAPVLLGLEAATSLTRAGVDLGAPVEGLADRVTAVRSAMERNFAPTWGRHLRRDDVDAAIALVLPPFTRPLAGARAVRQTAAARMRRPAGGLAPGSGWRDDGVSWTPETALMAWSALSLGMEEEGARLLSWLEAHRTGAGALPEKVVADGAPAGPAPLAWTCALILLATASRASDPPS
- a CDS encoding LytR C-terminal domain-containing protein, encoding MGVSNYDYPEDEFDVGDDDGPVPVGVHRAQVPRWRSWVPLLAIIIIVPALAWGAVTLIINGKRIWETFSGSSDAVSSTQPAQGGQAAGKKDEGKKDAAASAKPSASASASGNVDFNTKVMVSNGTYTDGLAKGASEKLTNGGFTAVEVIAGVYENAEPTTSTVYFSSPEARPAAEEAGKRLGISNVVEGTPENTQGAPVAVILRDDYKPQ
- the groL gene encoding chaperonin GroEL (60 kDa chaperone family; promotes refolding of misfolded polypeptides especially under stressful conditions; forms two stacked rings of heptamers to form a barrel-shaped 14mer; ends can be capped by GroES; misfolded proteins enter the barrel where they are refolded when GroES binds) codes for the protein MSKIIAFDEEARRGMERGLNTLADTVKVTLGPKGRNVVLDKKWGAPTITNDGVTIAKEIELEEPYEKIGAELVKEVAKKTDDVAGDGTTTATVLAQALVREGLRNVAAGANPIAIRRGIEKAVTAVVERLLADAKEVETQEEIAATASISAADEQIGAFIAEALEKVGHEGVVTVEESNTFGLELEVTEGMRFDKGFISPYFVTDPDRQEAVLEDAYVLLVESKISNVKDLLPLLEKVMQTGKPLAIIAEDVEAEALATLVVNRIRGTFKSVAVKAPGFGDRRKAMLQDMAILTGGTVISETVGLKLENATLEDLGQARKVVVTKDETTLVEGAGDKEAIDARVAQIRLEIENSDSDYDREKLSERLAKLAGGVAVLKSGAATEVELKERKHRIEDAVRNAKAAVEEGIVAGGGVALLQAAEALDSLELEGDEATGAAIVKVAVEAPLKQIAANAGLEGGVVVDRVRNLPTGEGLNAATGEYVNLLAAGIADPVKVTRSALQNAGSIAGLFLTTEAVVADKPEPPAAPAEGGAGDMGGMY